In a genomic window of Bradyrhizobium sp. LLZ17:
- a CDS encoding ABC transporter permease has product MSAVAEQRSARAPWLLTAPALMLFVGVLLIPLAMTVMLSFHDWGQYKGIEAVFILKNWREIATDPYYAEMFWRTFRIAILTTLLTAVLGAPEAYILNRMTGRWKSLFLLVILGPLLISVVARTLGWALLFGGNNGLVNKLLMSAGVIHFPIPFMFTETGMVVALAHVMMPFMVLSVWAALQRLDPQIENAALSLGAGPTTIIRRIILPQIMPGVLSGAIIVFSLSASAFATPAIIGGRRLKVAATLAYDEFLNTLNWPLGAAVATLLLVALVLIVVGSNALIERRYAEVFR; this is encoded by the coding sequence GCTGCTGACCGCGCCAGCTTTGATGCTGTTCGTCGGCGTGCTGCTGATTCCGCTGGCGATGACCGTGATGCTGTCGTTCCACGACTGGGGCCAGTACAAGGGCATCGAGGCGGTCTTCATCCTGAAAAACTGGCGCGAGATCGCGACTGATCCCTATTACGCAGAAATGTTCTGGCGAACGTTTCGCATCGCGATCCTGACCACACTGCTCACCGCCGTGCTTGGCGCGCCCGAGGCGTACATCCTCAATCGCATGACCGGCCGCTGGAAGAGCCTCTTCTTGCTGGTCATCCTCGGGCCACTGCTGATCTCCGTGGTGGCGCGCACGCTGGGCTGGGCGCTCTTGTTTGGCGGCAACAACGGTCTCGTCAACAAGCTCTTGATGTCGGCTGGGGTGATCCATTTCCCGATTCCCTTCATGTTCACCGAAACCGGCATGGTGGTTGCCCTCGCGCATGTGATGATGCCGTTCATGGTGCTCTCGGTGTGGGCGGCGCTGCAGCGGCTCGATCCGCAGATCGAGAATGCCGCACTCTCGCTTGGCGCGGGCCCGACCACCATCATCCGCCGCATCATCCTGCCGCAGATCATGCCGGGCGTGCTGTCGGGCGCGATCATCGTGTTCTCGCTCTCGGCCAGCGCCTTTGCGACGCCCGCGATCATCGGCGGCCGCCGCCTCAAGGTCGCGGCGACGCTGGCCTATGACGAGTTCCTCAACACGCTGAACTGGCCGCTTGGCGCCGCGGTCGCGACGCTGTTGCTGGTGGCGCTGGTCCTGATCGTCGTCGGCAGCAACGCGCTGATCGAACGCCGCTATGCCGAGGTGTTCCGATGA
- a CDS encoding ABC transporter permease: protein MRRNGPLALIFHTIFVIVMVAPILVVCLVAFTPEGFLSLPTNGFSLRWFRAIASYPEFIHAFWISLGLGALSSFVALLFAVPAALAIARHRFRGRDALAALFLSPLMIPHVVLGIAFLRFFTSAGLGGSFAALIIAHVIIVFPFALRLTLAAATGMDLSVEMAAVSLGAGGWTLFRRVTLPLILPGVISGWALAFIQSFDDLTMTVFLAAPGTETLPVRMFLYIQDNIDPLVTSVSACVIAITMTALILLDRFYGLDRVLAGKGDMGR from the coding sequence ATGAGACGGAACGGCCCGCTGGCGCTGATCTTCCACACCATCTTCGTCATTGTGATGGTGGCGCCGATCCTGGTGGTCTGCCTCGTCGCCTTCACGCCTGAGGGCTTTCTCTCGCTGCCGACCAACGGTTTCTCACTGCGCTGGTTCAGGGCGATCGCCAGCTATCCGGAATTCATTCACGCCTTCTGGATCAGTCTCGGTCTCGGCGCGCTGTCCTCCTTCGTGGCGCTGTTGTTCGCGGTCCCGGCGGCGCTGGCGATCGCGCGCCATCGTTTCCGCGGCCGCGACGCGCTGGCGGCGCTGTTCCTGTCGCCGCTGATGATCCCGCATGTCGTGCTCGGCATCGCCTTCCTGCGCTTCTTTACCTCGGCGGGCCTCGGCGGCAGTTTTGCGGCGCTGATCATCGCACATGTCATCATCGTGTTTCCGTTCGCGCTGCGGCTGACGCTCGCGGCTGCGACCGGCATGGACCTATCGGTCGAGATGGCGGCGGTTTCGCTTGGCGCCGGCGGCTGGACCTTGTTTCGCCGCGTGACGCTGCCGCTGATCCTGCCCGGCGTCATCAGCGGCTGGGCACTCGCTTTCATCCAGTCCTTCGACGATCTGACCATGACCGTCTTTCTTGCGGCGCCGGGCACCGAGACGCTGCCGGTGCGCATGTTTCTCTACATCCAGGACAACATCGACCCGCTGGTGACGTCGGTCTCGGCCTGCGTGATCGCGATCACCATGACCGCCCTGATTTTGCTCGACCGCTTCTACGGGCTCGACCGTGTGCTCGCCGGCAAGGGCGATATGGGGCGATAG
- a CDS encoding NAD(P)/FAD-dependent oxidoreductase: MRTDYDVAVVGGGLLGSAIAWGLGRLGRRVAVLDEGDITKRASRANFALVWVQSKGLGMPAYTVWTVQASQAWGRLASELKQQTGLDVSLQQNGGFHLTLGEDEFGQRTELVKRMHNQTGAADYRMEMLPASEVKKSLPLIGPEVSGGSFCPLDGHVNSLRTFRAFHTGFKAFGIDYLPERPVSAITKSGGEFRLATPQGELRAAKIVLAAGNANQTLAPMVGLSAPMGPTRGQIVVTERTMPFLPHPLTTIRQTDEGTVMIGDSKEDELDDRALKHSVSAVMADRAQKMFPHLSRLNVVRSWAGIRVMPQDGFPIYDQSETHPGAFVACCHSGVTLASNHAFEIARMVAQGALEPELVGAFSASRFGGAGAANSSGY, translated from the coding sequence ATGCGAACAGATTACGACGTCGCTGTCGTCGGCGGCGGATTGCTTGGCTCCGCCATCGCCTGGGGCCTCGGCCGGCTTGGCAGACGCGTCGCCGTGCTCGATGAGGGCGATATCACCAAGCGCGCCTCCCGCGCGAATTTTGCGCTGGTCTGGGTCCAGAGCAAAGGGCTCGGCATGCCCGCCTACACGGTCTGGACCGTGCAGGCCTCACAAGCGTGGGGCCGGCTCGCGTCGGAGCTGAAGCAACAGACCGGGCTCGACGTTTCGCTTCAGCAGAATGGCGGCTTTCATCTCACGCTGGGCGAAGACGAATTCGGCCAGCGCACTGAGCTGGTCAAGCGCATGCACAACCAGACCGGCGCCGCCGACTACAGGATGGAGATGCTGCCGGCGTCCGAGGTGAAGAAGTCGCTGCCGCTGATCGGGCCGGAAGTGTCGGGCGGCAGTTTTTGTCCGCTCGATGGCCATGTCAATTCGCTGCGCACGTTTCGTGCTTTCCACACGGGATTCAAGGCATTCGGCATCGACTATTTGCCGGAGCGTCCGGTTTCGGCGATCACAAAGAGCGGCGGCGAATTCCGCCTGGCGACGCCGCAGGGCGAACTCCGTGCCGCAAAAATCGTGCTCGCCGCCGGCAACGCCAACCAGACGCTGGCGCCGATGGTCGGCCTCTCTGCGCCGATGGGCCCGACCCGCGGCCAGATCGTGGTGACCGAGCGCACCATGCCGTTCCTGCCGCATCCGCTGACCACGATCCGCCAGACCGACGAAGGCACGGTGATGATCGGCGACAGCAAGGAGGACGAGCTCGATGATCGCGCGCTGAAGCATTCGGTCAGCGCCGTCATGGCCGATCGTGCGCAGAAGATGTTCCCGCATCTGTCGCGGCTCAACGTGGTCAGAAGCTGGGCCGGTATCCGCGTCATGCCGCAGGACGGCTTTCCGATCTACGACCAGTCGGAAACGCATCCCGGCGCCTTCGTCGCCTGCTGCCATTCCGGCGTGACGCTCGCCTCCAACCACGCCTTCGAGATCGCGCGCATGGTCGCCCAGGGCGCGCTGGAACCGGAGCTGGTCGGGGCGTTCTCCGCGAGCCGGTTTGGCGGCGCGGGTGCGGCGAACAGCAGCGGCTATTAG
- a CDS encoding (2Fe-2S)-binding protein: protein MFRRSEQDKRPQVQILVDGVAVTARQGDTVSAALLASSRDVRRATAVSGAPRLPYCMMGVCFDCLVTIDGVGNRQGCLVPVAEGMQIEIQKGKREIGK from the coding sequence ATGTTTAGACGATCCGAACAGGACAAACGTCCACAAGTGCAAATCTTAGTCGACGGCGTGGCCGTCACGGCGCGCCAGGGCGACACCGTCTCGGCCGCGCTGCTGGCCTCCAGCCGCGACGTGCGCCGCGCCACCGCGGTGAGCGGCGCCCCGCGTCTGCCCTACTGCATGATGGGCGTGTGCTTCGACTGCCTCGTCACCATCGACGGTGTTGGCAACCGCCAGGGCTGCCTCGTGCCGGTCGCGGAGGGCATGCAGATCGAAATCCAGAAGGGCAAGCGGGAGATCGGAAAATGA
- a CDS encoding NAD(P)/FAD-dependent oxidoreductase — MTMAPKRDAYDVVVVGAGPAGLAAAATSAEAGLSTLLLDENVGPGGQVYRAISSTPVTERNQLGADYWGGADLVQALGASSAEVIHRATVWSLDRNLEIAVSVGGASAFVKAKRVILATGALERPFPIPGWTLPGVMTAGAAQTLLKSSALVPDGRTVIAGQGPLLWLLAAQILRLGGRIDRILDTTERGNYLAALPHAFAFLTSPYFAKGLSMMREVRAKVQVVSGVAELSASGDGQLANVGYVAGGKRETIPADLLLLHQGVVPNVNLAMAAGIEHRWDDLQLSWSPVLDANGNSSVAGIAIAGDGAGIGGASAAVVRGRIAGCTSVEALAPAAAAKLPAIATLRSDLAKAERGRIFLDTLFRPAPQFRIPAGDTIVCRCEEVTAQDILDSVAIGATGPNQLKAYRRTGMGPCQGRLCGLTVTELMAQARGKTPQDIGYYRLRAPVKPITLAELAAVPKSEDDIKAVVRG; from the coding sequence ATGACCATGGCTCCCAAGCGTGACGCCTACGATGTCGTGGTGGTCGGGGCCGGGCCCGCTGGCCTTGCCGCGGCTGCGACATCCGCCGAAGCCGGTTTGTCGACGCTGCTGCTCGACGAGAACGTTGGTCCCGGCGGCCAAGTCTATCGCGCGATCTCTTCGACGCCCGTGACGGAGCGCAATCAGCTCGGCGCCGATTATTGGGGCGGTGCCGATCTCGTGCAGGCGCTAGGCGCGAGCAGCGCGGAAGTTATTCACCGTGCGACGGTCTGGAGCCTCGACCGCAATCTCGAGATCGCCGTCTCCGTCGGCGGCGCCTCGGCTTTCGTCAAGGCGAAGCGCGTAATCCTTGCGACCGGTGCCCTGGAGCGGCCGTTCCCGATTCCCGGCTGGACGCTACCGGGCGTGATGACCGCGGGTGCCGCGCAGACGTTGCTGAAATCATCGGCCTTGGTGCCCGATGGACGGACGGTGATCGCCGGGCAGGGACCGCTGCTCTGGTTGCTCGCCGCGCAGATCCTGCGCCTCGGCGGCCGCATTGACCGCATCCTCGACACGACGGAGCGCGGCAATTATCTCGCCGCGCTGCCTCACGCCTTCGCGTTCCTGACCTCGCCCTATTTCGCAAAAGGCCTCTCGATGATGCGTGAGGTGAGGGCGAAGGTGCAGGTCGTCTCCGGTGTCGCTGAGCTCTCTGCGTCCGGTGACGGCCAGCTTGCGAATGTCGGCTATGTCGCTGGCGGCAAGCGCGAGACCATTCCCGCCGATCTTCTGCTGCTGCACCAGGGCGTCGTGCCCAACGTCAATCTGGCGATGGCGGCCGGAATCGAGCATCGTTGGGACGATCTGCAATTGTCCTGGTCGCCCGTGCTCGATGCGAATGGCAATTCGTCGGTTGCCGGCATCGCCATCGCCGGCGATGGCGCCGGCATCGGCGGTGCGAGCGCGGCCGTGGTGCGCGGCCGTATCGCGGGGTGCACGTCGGTGGAGGCACTGGCGCCTGCGGCGGCGGCGAAGCTACCCGCGATAGCCACACTGCGCTCCGATCTCGCCAAGGCCGAGCGGGGACGCATCTTCCTCGACACGCTGTTCCGGCCTGCGCCGCAGTTCCGCATTCCGGCTGGCGATACCATCGTCTGCCGCTGCGAAGAGGTCACGGCACAGGACATCCTCGATTCCGTCGCGATTGGCGCCACCGGGCCAAATCAACTCAAGGCCTATCGCCGCACCGGCATGGGTCCGTGCCAAGGCCGTCTCTGCGGCCTCACCGTCACCGAGCTGATGGCGCAGGCGCGCGGCAAGACCCCGCAGGACATCGGCTATTACCGGCTGCGCGCGCCGGTGAAGCCGATCACGCTTGCCGAGCTCGCTGCCGTCCCGAAGAGCGAGGACGACATCAAGGCGGTGGTGCGCGGATGA
- a CDS encoding NAD(P)/FAD-dependent oxidoreductase — protein sequence MIINVDAIVVGGGIHGCSTALHLCLAGLKPVLIEKDYAGRHASGVNAGGVRQLARHIPEIPLSIRSMGIWEKISELVDDDCSFESHGQVLAAENEEELAVCRARVAELNGLGFTHEELIDATELRRLVPAVADSCPGGVVSRRDGAANPAQTTTALRRKAEQLGATVREGMAASNIRYSDGLWHVDAGTESYAAPVLVNAAGAWAGKIAAALGEPVPVETVAPMLMITSRVPHFIDPVVILRGRKLSFKQFKNGTVLIGGGHLAKPYQERNETVLDWKGLATSARTVFELFPVMRDATIMRAWAGIEAKMKDDLPVFGPSARHKGLYHQFGFSLHGFQLGPGAGAVMAELIVSGGTQTRIGGLGIDRFHSTTP from the coding sequence ATGATCATAAACGTGGATGCGATCGTCGTCGGTGGCGGCATCCACGGATGCTCCACTGCGCTGCATCTGTGCCTCGCCGGCCTGAAACCGGTGCTGATCGAAAAGGACTATGCCGGCCGCCACGCCTCCGGCGTCAATGCCGGCGGTGTGCGCCAGCTGGCGCGGCACATTCCCGAGATCCCGCTGTCGATCCGATCGATGGGAATCTGGGAAAAAATTTCAGAGCTCGTCGACGACGATTGCAGCTTTGAGAGCCACGGCCAGGTGCTCGCCGCGGAGAACGAGGAAGAGCTCGCGGTCTGCCGCGCCCGCGTCGCCGAGCTGAACGGGCTCGGCTTCACCCATGAGGAGCTGATCGACGCGACTGAACTCCGGCGTCTCGTGCCCGCGGTCGCCGACAGCTGTCCCGGCGGCGTGGTCTCGCGCCGCGACGGCGCGGCCAATCCGGCGCAGACGACGACGGCCTTGCGCCGCAAGGCGGAGCAACTCGGCGCCACCGTGCGCGAGGGCATGGCGGCCAGCAACATTCGCTACAGCGACGGGCTCTGGCACGTCGATGCCGGCACTGAGAGCTACGCCGCGCCGGTGCTGGTCAACGCCGCCGGCGCCTGGGCCGGCAAGATCGCGGCTGCACTCGGCGAGCCGGTCCCGGTCGAAACCGTGGCGCCGATGTTGATGATCACCTCGCGCGTGCCGCACTTCATTGATCCCGTCGTGATCCTGCGTGGCCGGAAACTCTCCTTCAAGCAGTTCAAGAACGGCACAGTGCTGATCGGCGGCGGCCATCTGGCAAAGCCGTATCAGGAGCGCAACGAGACGGTGCTGGACTGGAAGGGCCTCGCGACCAGCGCCCGCACTGTGTTTGAATTGTTTCCGGTCATGCGCGATGCGACCATCATGCGCGCCTGGGCCGGCATCGAAGCGAAGATGAAGGACGATCTCCCGGTGTTCGGGCCGAGCGCCCGCCACAAAGGCCTTTATCACCAGTTCGGCTTCTCGCTGCACGGCTTCCAGCTCGGCCCGGGCGCCGGCGCCGTGATGGCGGAGCTCATCGTCAGCGGCGGGACGCAAACCCGGATCGGCGGTCTCGGCATCGACCGCTTCCATTCCACCACGCCCTAG
- a CDS encoding RidA family protein: protein MSITRSIRTPIMHRAVEANGFLFLGGTIADDTSVSMGDQTRNILGKIAGYLKEAGTDKSRIVSASIFVTDLSKKKEMDAAWTEFFGDNLPTRATVGVADLGGSAPIEVVVTALKG, encoded by the coding sequence ATGAGCATCACCCGCAGCATCCGCACGCCCATCATGCACCGCGCTGTCGAGGCCAACGGCTTCCTCTTCCTCGGCGGCACCATCGCCGACGATACCTCGGTCTCGATGGGCGATCAGACCCGCAACATCCTCGGCAAGATCGCCGGCTATCTGAAGGAGGCCGGCACTGACAAGTCGCGAATCGTCAGCGCCTCGATCTTCGTCACGGATTTGTCCAAGAAAAAGGAGATGGACGCGGCCTGGACAGAATTCTTCGGCGACAATCTGCCGACCCGCGCCACCGTCGGCGTCGCCGACCTCGGCGGCAGCGCGCCGATCGAGGTGGTGGTCACCGCGCTCAAGGGCTGA
- a CDS encoding MFS transporter has protein sequence MSMISARIERLPFARFHTHLLLMGGLGYTFDAMDAAVLAFILPVLRTAWNLSSVQIGVLGSSTYIGFLFGALLAGTLGDLIGRRTVMMSALALYCAASIVSATVDTWPAFFAARVVAGMGTGAESAIIAPYLAEFVARRYRGSFTGALAGFFSFGFVAAALLGYFIVPAYDNGWRIVLVITAVPVVMLLWWRRALPESPRWLESRGRAKEAEATLDGIEAGFARAGHVLPQPILEAAAPVGTAGTLLANFAALLAGRQARITIMTWIMWLAITFSYYSFFVWIPGLLVQNGMSITKSFAYSIAIYCAQIPGYFSAAWFNERIGRQATIATYMVLGGISALGLAFAQTDQHIMLAGILLSFFMNGTYAGVYAYTAEVFPTAVRTTGAGLASAIGRIGAIVSPILVGYLYPNFGFAGVFGLTTSVLLLGALTVVLMGVPTRGRSLEEIAAGEAA, from the coding sequence ATGTCGATGATATCGGCGCGCATCGAGCGCCTTCCATTCGCGCGCTTCCACACGCATCTCTTGCTGATGGGCGGGCTCGGCTACACGTTCGACGCGATGGATGCGGCGGTGCTCGCCTTCATCCTGCCGGTGCTGCGCACCGCCTGGAATCTGTCGAGTGTCCAGATCGGCGTGCTCGGCAGCAGCACCTATATCGGTTTCCTGTTCGGGGCCTTGCTGGCCGGAACGCTTGGCGATCTGATCGGCCGTCGCACGGTGATGATGTCGGCGCTGGCGCTCTATTGCGCCGCGTCGATCGTCAGCGCCACGGTGGACACCTGGCCGGCCTTCTTCGCCGCCCGTGTCGTCGCCGGCATGGGTACCGGCGCGGAGAGCGCGATCATCGCGCCCTATCTGGCTGAATTCGTCGCGCGGCGCTACCGCGGCAGCTTTACCGGCGCTCTCGCCGGGTTCTTCTCTTTCGGCTTCGTCGCCGCCGCGTTGCTCGGCTACTTCATCGTTCCCGCCTATGACAATGGCTGGCGGATCGTTCTGGTCATCACGGCTGTGCCGGTCGTCATGCTGTTGTGGTGGCGCCGGGCCTTGCCGGAATCGCCGCGCTGGCTCGAAAGCCGGGGACGGGCGAAGGAAGCCGAAGCCACCCTCGACGGCATCGAGGCGGGCTTTGCGCGCGCGGGTCATGTCCTGCCGCAGCCGATCCTCGAAGCCGCAGCACCCGTCGGGACTGCCGGAACGCTGCTCGCAAATTTCGCGGCGCTGCTGGCGGGCCGGCAGGCGCGCATCACCATCATGACCTGGATCATGTGGCTTGCGATCACGTTCAGCTATTATTCCTTCTTTGTCTGGATACCCGGCCTTCTGGTCCAGAACGGCATGAGCATCACCAAGAGCTTCGCCTACTCGATCGCGATCTATTGCGCGCAGATCCCCGGCTATTTCAGCGCCGCCTGGTTCAACGAACGCATCGGACGGCAGGCGACGATTGCGACTTACATGGTGCTCGGTGGCATCAGCGCGCTCGGGCTCGCCTTTGCGCAGACCGACCAGCACATCATGTTGGCGGGAATCTTGCTGTCGTTCTTCATGAACGGCACCTATGCCGGCGTCTATGCCTATACGGCGGAGGTGTTTCCGACGGCGGTCCGAACCACCGGCGCCGGGCTTGCCTCCGCGATCGGCCGCATCGGTGCGATCGTCTCGCCCATCCTTGTCGGCTATCTCTATCCCAATTTCGGCTTCGCCGGCGTGTTCGGCCTAACCACCAGCGTGCTGCTGTTGGGCGCGCTCACCGTGGTGCTGATGGGGGTGCCGACGCGCGGCCGTTCGCTGGAGGAAATTGCGGCTGGTGAAGCGGCATGA
- a CDS encoding GAF domain-containing protein, with amino-acid sequence MIRTQHRADPVLCAVAAAQGRPDQPDALFAALDEALKSAIGHKLFTILTYDDDSGEAARVYSNLPGPYPAGGRKRLAPGPWTEAVLDRGEAYIGRTQHDLRNVFSDHELIASLGCASVLNMPVRWRGRTVGSLNLLHEADWYGEDDVAVCLPFAQLALPALLAPS; translated from the coding sequence ATGATCCGGACGCAACACCGTGCCGATCCCGTTCTCTGCGCGGTCGCGGCCGCGCAGGGCAGGCCGGATCAGCCGGATGCGCTGTTCGCGGCGCTCGACGAAGCCCTGAAGTCGGCGATTGGGCACAAGCTGTTCACGATCCTGACCTACGACGACGACAGCGGCGAAGCGGCGCGGGTTTATTCCAATCTCCCCGGACCCTATCCCGCGGGCGGACGCAAGCGCCTCGCGCCGGGGCCGTGGACCGAGGCCGTTCTCGACCGCGGCGAAGCCTATATCGGCCGCACGCAACACGATTTGCGCAATGTCTTTTCCGACCACGAGCTGATCGCCTCGCTCGGCTGCGCCAGCGTGCTCAACATGCCGGTGCGCTGGCGCGGGCGCACCGTCGGCTCGCTCAACCTGCTCCATGAAGCGGATTGGTACGGCGAGGACGATGTCGCCGTGTGTCTCCCGTTCGCCCAGCTCGCCTTGCCCGCGCTGCTCGCACCGTCCTGA
- a CDS encoding amidohydrolase family protein, whose amino-acid sequence MSRILLKNAALLDPLKPDLLEGYHVLVEDHLIKEVSDRPLQASADRTIDLNGKTLMPGLIDLHVHAIAVELNLAQQVHMPNVLVTLRSTLLLRGMLRRGFTTVRDAGGAGHALKQAIETGLTDGPRLFVSGRALSQTGGHGDMRARSDYLASDAPCPCCVRVGALARVADGVDGVRKAAREELQMGADQIKIMASGGVASPTDPVGAFGYSEDEIRAIVEEARGRQTYVLAHAYTAAAITRAVRCGVRTIEHGNLVDEPTARFMAEQGAYVVPTLVTYEALAKEGAQYGLPPESVAKIADVRDAGLRSLEIYCKAGVKMGFGSDLLGPSQRLQSDEFRIRAEILGARDVIASATVIGAEVLGMEGKLGRIVPEAVADMLVVDGNPLLDVACLLGQGERIPLVMKAGQIQFDRLAA is encoded by the coding sequence ATGTCCAGGATCCTCCTCAAGAACGCCGCTCTGCTCGATCCGCTCAAGCCGGATTTGCTGGAGGGATATCACGTCCTGGTCGAGGATCATCTGATCAAGGAGGTCTCGGACCGGCCGTTGCAAGCGTCCGCCGATCGCACCATCGATCTGAACGGCAAGACATTGATGCCCGGCCTGATCGATCTGCACGTGCATGCGATCGCGGTCGAGCTCAATCTGGCGCAGCAGGTCCACATGCCGAACGTGCTGGTGACGCTGCGCTCGACGCTGCTGTTGCGCGGCATGCTGCGGCGAGGTTTCACGACCGTGCGCGACGCCGGCGGCGCCGGCCATGCGTTGAAGCAGGCGATCGAAACCGGCCTGACCGATGGTCCACGGCTGTTCGTCTCCGGCCGCGCGCTCAGCCAGACCGGCGGTCACGGCGACATGCGGGCGCGCTCGGATTACCTTGCCAGCGACGCGCCCTGTCCCTGCTGCGTCCGCGTCGGCGCGCTGGCGCGGGTCGCCGACGGCGTCGATGGCGTGCGCAAGGCCGCGCGCGAGGAGCTCCAGATGGGCGCCGACCAGATCAAGATCATGGCGTCGGGCGGCGTCGCGTCCCCGACCGATCCGGTCGGTGCCTTCGGCTACTCCGAGGACGAGATCCGCGCCATTGTCGAGGAGGCGCGGGGCCGCCAGACCTATGTGCTCGCCCATGCCTACACGGCCGCCGCCATCACGCGCGCGGTCCGCTGTGGCGTGCGTACCATCGAGCACGGCAATCTCGTCGACGAACCGACCGCGCGCTTCATGGCCGAGCAGGGCGCCTATGTGGTGCCGACGCTCGTCACCTATGAGGCGCTGGCAAAAGAGGGCGCGCAGTATGGCCTGCCGCCCGAAAGCGTCGCCAAGATCGCCGACGTGCGCGACGCCGGCCTGCGCTCGCTCGAGATCTATTGCAAGGCCGGGGTGAAGATGGGTTTTGGCAGCGATCTGCTTGGACCGTCGCAGCGGCTCCAGAGCGACGAGTTCCGCATCCGCGCCGAGATTCTCGGCGCGCGCGACGTCATCGCCAGCGCGACGGTGATCGGTGCCGAGGTGCTCGGCATGGAAGGCAAGCTCGGCCGGATCGTGCCCGAAGCGGTGGCTGACATGCTGGTGGTCGACGGCAACCCGTTGCTCGACGTCGCGTGCCTGCTCGGCCAAGGCGAGCGCATTCCGCTGGTGATGAAGGCGGGCCAGATCCAGTTCGACAGGCTGGCCGCTTAG
- a CDS encoding dicarboxylate/amino acid:cation symporter, with protein MTQVAIQPAIHRRHQPWYRILYIQVLIAIALGVLIGYFYPDLGKELKPLGDGFIALIKMMIAPVIFCTVVHGISSMGDLKRVGRVGLKSLIYFETVSTAALAMGLLVGEVLRPGNGFNIDPATIDPKSVATYVTKAKEDGIVAHLMGIIPDSYLGAIARGDLLQVLLISILSGFAIALLGKAGEPIADAVDKAAKMFFGIIRIIVRVAPIGAFGAMAFTVGAYGLGSLLNLLALIGTFYLTSILFVLLVLGSIARLAGFSILRFIAYIKDELLIVLGTSSSETVLPQMIQKMEHLGASRSVVGLVIPTGYSFNLDGTNIYMTLATLFLAQATNTHLTIWQELGILGIAMITSKGASGVTGAGFITLAATLSIVPDIPIQSIAILVGIDKFMSECRALTNLIGNGVACVVISISEGELDRDALHETMAHPLEMGEALEPGGGAST; from the coding sequence ATGACACAAGTCGCGATCCAGCCAGCCATCCACCGCCGGCATCAGCCCTGGTACAGGATCCTCTATATCCAGGTCCTGATCGCGATCGCACTCGGTGTGCTCATCGGCTATTTTTATCCCGATCTCGGCAAGGAACTGAAGCCGCTCGGCGATGGCTTCATCGCGCTCATCAAGATGATGATCGCGCCGGTGATCTTCTGCACCGTCGTGCACGGCATCTCGTCGATGGGCGACCTCAAGCGCGTCGGAAGGGTCGGGCTGAAGTCGCTGATCTATTTCGAGACGGTCTCGACCGCTGCGCTCGCGATGGGCCTGCTGGTCGGCGAAGTGCTCCGGCCCGGCAACGGCTTCAACATCGATCCCGCGACGATCGATCCGAAGTCGGTCGCGACCTACGTCACCAAGGCCAAGGAGGACGGCATCGTCGCCCATCTGATGGGGATCATCCCCGACAGCTATTTGGGCGCGATCGCGCGCGGCGACCTGCTCCAGGTGCTCTTGATCTCGATTCTCTCGGGCTTCGCCATTGCTTTACTCGGCAAAGCCGGCGAACCGATTGCGGATGCGGTCGACAAGGCCGCAAAGATGTTCTTCGGCATCATCCGCATCATCGTGCGCGTGGCTCCGATCGGGGCCTTCGGCGCGATGGCGTTCACCGTCGGTGCCTACGGCCTCGGCTCGCTGCTCAACCTCCTGGCGCTGATCGGCACGTTCTACCTGACCAGCATCCTGTTCGTACTGCTCGTGCTCGGCTCGATCGCGCGGCTCGCCGGCTTCTCGATCCTGCGCTTCATCGCCTACATCAAGGACGAGCTGCTGATCGTGCTCGGCACCTCCTCGTCGGAGACGGTGCTGCCGCAGATGATCCAGAAGATGGAACATCTCGGCGCCTCACGCTCGGTGGTCGGCCTCGTGATTCCGACCGGCTACAGCTTCAACCTCGACGGCACCAACATCTACATGACGTTGGCGACGCTGTTTCTGGCGCAGGCGACCAACACCCATCTGACGATCTGGCAGGAGCTCGGTATTCTCGGCATCGCCATGATCACCTCAAAGGGCGCCTCCGGCGTGACCGGCGCCGGCTTCATCACGCTCGCCGCCACGCTCTCGATCGTTCCTGACATTCCGATCCAGTCGATCGCGATCCTGGTCGGCATCGACAAGTTCATGAGCGAGTGTCGGGCGCTGACCAACCTGATCGGCAACGGCGTCGCCTGCGTCGTCATCAGCATCTCCGAGGGCGAGCTCGACCGCGACGCGCTGCACGAGACCATGGCGCATCCGCTGGAGATGGGCGAGGCGCTGGAGCCGGGTGGCGGCGCGTCGACATAG